The following DNA comes from Terriglobales bacterium.
ATCTCGCGTTCGACGTGAGGCACAATTCGTTCGCGAACATCCTCTGGGTCACCGAGGGCGGAATGCTCGGACGGCATCGCCATCGCGGCCCGGTGTTCGCCTGCACCCTCGAAGGGAGCTGGCGCTATCTGGAATACGACTGGGTGGCGCGGCCCGGCAGTTACGTTCAGGAGAGCCCCGGTGTCATCCATACGTTGGTCTCCGACGACCCCAACGGCATGAAAACATTCTTCTGGCTCAACGGCTCGCTCGAGTTCTATGACGAGCATGACAACCTGCTGGAGACGCTGGACGTCTTCTGGTTCATCGACCACTATCTGACCTATTGCCGCGAACACAATCTCAAGATCAACCCGAAACTCTTTGTCTGAACGCGTCGCACACCGAACCCGGCACCTATGAGGCCTTCAACGGAGCTTGCGACGGGGACTTCGGGAACGTGAGCCTCACCAAGCAGTGAGGATCCTGCAAAGATGGCACTAGGGCGCCGTAATGGCGTACTTTTGCGCGAGAAACTTCCTGACCTGACGTGGCAGCACTTCACAGAGCTCCTGCCAGCTCAGCACCTTGCACCTTATTCTGAGATCGACCGGTCGGACGGCCCGCATGACCGTATGCCACGCTTCGATCAGGTCCGGCCGGCGGGCATCGGCCATCACGCAGAACGAACACCCGCTCGCATAGGCCGCCAGGACGTTCCGGATCAGCTGGTAGGACAGGTAATCGCCTCCCGCCCTAGGAAGGCCTCGCCGATCAAAGACCCTCGAAAAGTCCCTGTAGCCCTGGACCACCGCCCTTCGCTTCTGCTGAAAATCGGTCTCGGTGAGCTTGGATTCGACCAGCAGCCCGCCCAGCTTCATGTCCACTTCGGTGCGATCGAACCGGCCGTCCTTGAGCGGAACCCTCGCCTTGAAGCCGAATACCGGAACCGATTCCTTCGCCGAAAACAAAGCATTCAGCGAGTTGTGCGGACAGGGACGAGCCCTAGGTCGCTGAAAAGAATTAGCCGGACAAACGATTGCACCCTTAATGCACCCTCGACGAGGTTTCTGCGAGACTACCTCAAAATCCGCAGGCACTCTCGTCCCTTCCGGAGCTACCGGCAGGCGTGCTTCATTCAGGAACAACCGCTGTTGCCTCAATCTCGATCATCGCACCGTTTTCAATCAAGTCTTGGACAACAACCACGGACATCGCCGGATAATGCCTCCCGATCACCTCGGTGTAAATCTGGCCAATCTGCTGAAGGGAGCTGTTGTATGCCTCACGATCGGTAATGAACCATGTCATTCGCACCAAATGGTGGGGCCCAGCATCCGCTTGCCTGAGGATGCTAACGATGTTCTCAAGCGCCTGCCGCACCTGTCTGATCAGATCCAACGCGTCAAATTGTTCCGTAAGCGGATTCCATCCCAGTTGGCCAGCGACGAAGATGAGCTTCCCGTACGCGACCACACCCTGAGAATACCCCCTAGGTCGAGGCCAACCTCCCGGCAGGATTGATTCCATTGTGCGGTTTTCGCGTACGCGACTCATCAGCTCTCCTCACGCAGCTTGAAGCGCTGCAGTTTCCCAGTTGGTGTTCGAGGCAGGGCCTTCATGAACTTGATCGCTCGTGGATACTTATACGGGGCGATTTGAGACTTCACAAATTCCTGCAACTCTTTAACCACGGAATCGTTCGGCACAACGCCGTCCTGAAGCACCACAAAGGCCTTCACGACGGAACCTCTCGCCGTGTCCAGCACGCCGACCACTGCGCATTCGTTTACCTTGGGATGGTCCAGCAGGACGTTCTCAATTTCCGCACCCGAGATGTTATAGCCGGACGAGATAATCAGGTCGTCCAAGCGGGACTGGTACCAGAAATAGCCGTTTTCGTCGCGGCGAAAAGCGTCCCCGGTGATGTTCCACCCGTTCCGCACGTACCGTCGCTGATTCTCGATGTCGTCGAGATACCGGCAACCAGTTGGACCGCGAACTGCCAGCCGGCCAATCACGCCGGGTGGCACTTCTTGGCCGTTCTCGTCCAGGACACACGCTTCATAGCCCTTCAACACCTTGCCGGTCGACCCGGGGCGGATCTGATCCTCGGGAGCACTGATAAAGATGTGCAACAACTCGGTGGATCCAATGCCGTCGATGATGTTCAATCCTGTCTTCTGGCGCCATGCCTCGAAAGTAGTCGCGGGAAGAGTCTCTGCAGCGGAGACGCATTTTCGCAAACTGGCGATGTTGTATTGTCCGAGTTCACGCAACATCGCTCGATAGGCGGTCGGGGAGGTAAAGCATATCGACGCACGGAACTTCTGGATACCCTCGAGTAGGGATGAGGGAGAGCTTCGGTCCAGCAACACGGCCGATGCATGGTAGCGCATGGGGAACAGCAGCAAGCCTCCCAGGCCGTAAGTGAATGCTACTGAGGGCGATCCGGTGAAGACATCGTCGGGGTCTGGTTTTAGAGCGCAAGCGGGGAAGCAGTCCGCGACGACCATCAGATCCCGATGGAAGTGCATCGTGCCCTTGGCTTCGCCCGTCGTTCCAGAAGTGAAGGCTATGATGGCCACATCCGTTGCAAGGGTCTGGTAAGTCGCAAACGCGTCGCTTTTCCGCGCCGCCATGGATTCCAGTTCTCCCGAACCATCTGGGCTGAAGCTCACAACCCTGCATCGATGAAGGTCTTCGATGGCGTCATCGCATTCGGCCGCCAGCGATGCTTCGGTCAGGCAGAGATTCACTTCGGCCTTGTTTATGATCTGACGCAGTTCG
Coding sequences within:
- a CDS encoding RidA family protein, with amino-acid sequence MSRVRENRTMESILPGGWPRPRGYSQGVVAYGKLIFVAGQLGWNPLTEQFDALDLIRQVRQALENIVSILRQADAGPHHLVRMTWFITDREAYNSSLQQIGQIYTEVIGRHYPAMSVVVVQDLIENGAMIEIEATAVVPE
- a CDS encoding 2,4'-dihydroxyacetophenone dioxygenase family protein, producing the protein MAIETRSSLEAVYREYGRPDVHIGAGEDESPYVPFRPNVFIRHLAFDVRHNSFANILWVTEGGMLGRHRHRGPVFACTLEGSWRYLEYDWVARPGSYVQESPGVIHTLVSDDPNGMKTFFWLNGSLEFYDEHDNLLETLDVFWFIDHYLTYCREHNLKINPKLFV
- a CDS encoding AMP-binding protein, with translation MARSVAPATSLSTSVRVGHTAHLDTFCRDHLPPPELWPDMDWSFYPQLATRHQLNCAAELLDDCVKSGDGERTVFRCGRGDWTYRRLLESSNRLANVLQHDLGLLPGNRVLLRGPNSPMLAACWFAVLKLGGVAVCTMPMLRARELRQIINKAEVNLCLTEASLAAECDDAIEDLHRCRVVSFSPDGSGELESMAARKSDAFATYQTLATDVAIIAFTSGTTGEAKGTMHFHRDLMVVADCFPACALKPDPDDVFTGSPSVAFTYGLGGLLLFPMRYHASAVLLDRSSPSSLLEGIQKFRASICFTSPTAYRAMLRELGQYNIASLRKCVSAAETLPATTFEAWRQKTGLNIIDGIGSTELLHIFISAPEDQIRPGSTGKVLKGYEACVLDENGQEVPPGVIGRLAVRGPTGCRYLDDIENQRRYVRNGWNITGDAFRRDENGYFWYQSRLDDLIISSGYNISGAEIENVLLDHPKVNECAVVGVLDTARGSVVKAFVVLQDGVVPNDSVVKELQEFVKSQIAPYKYPRAIKFMKALPRTPTGKLQRFKLREES